The Bacteroides fragilis NCTC 9343 genome includes the window GCTATTGCCATGTCCGGGCGAGGTGCTGGACGCCGGACGAGGAGAGCGGCGGATGGATGTGCGTGTTGTCGGTGGATGTTTAAAGGGGTTTATAACAAGAAAAAATGTAAAAACATGGAACGAGAAGAAAGAATGTATCAGGTGCCTCTGGAGATGATATGCAGGCACGACCGCACGGCGGAGGTCTGCCGTGCCGCCGTTGAAGAGGACGGCTGGCAGTTGGAGAACGTGCCCGAGGAGATGAAGACGCCGGAACTGTGCCGGAAGGCGCTGGAAACGGAAGCGGGATTCGGGAACGACTTCCACCGGGGGCTGGTCCAGCATATCCCGTCCCCGGAGGTGTGCATGGAGGTGCTGAAGGAGTGCCGGGAGAACAACCCGGAAGAACTCTACGGGGTGGCGGTGGCTATCCGCCCGGAGGTGATGAACGGCGAAATGGCGGACTTCCTGCTGCCGCTGGACGGCAGGTGCATCAGCATCCTGCCCGTACACCTGCAAACGCCGGAGCGGGTGCGGGTGGCGGTGGAAACGTCGGGGATGTCCGCCGTCGGGCGTGGCGGAGTGCCGAAAAGCCTGCTCACGCCCGATGTGTATGTCAGGTGCGCCGCCCACAGCCGGGAGTCGCTGATGATGATCCCGTGGGCGGAACGCTCGCCGGAGGTCTGCCTGATGGCGAAGACGCTGTACCCGGACATAGTGAAGAATCACCCGGAGTTCGTGCCGGAGAGCGTGCGTAACCAAGACAGCATCTACACGCTGAACAGCCTGATGGAAAGCCTGACGGGGGAAAAGTTCAGCTACCGGCAAATGACGGACTTCTACAACGGGAAGCCGCTGGATGTGAAACGGATGGAGACGCCGGACGGCGTGCAGAAGGACAAGGCGGTGAAGTTCGACAAGGAGACGGGGAAGTTCTCCTTCTCCGACATCCGGCAGGAGCGGAAACGGGGGTTGAAGATGTAGCGTGAGCCGGACGAAATGGAAAGCATCCTTCGGGATGCTTTTTCCATATCCGCCCTGCCGCTTTCCGGTTTCTTTTGCTTCTTGTTCTTTTCCCGCCCCGCTCACGAAAGAAAAGAAGTGCAAAAAGGATAGCGAGCAAAAAAGGGGACGCTTAAAGCATCCCCTCGTCCATGTAGCTGAGGTAGGTGTCCCCGGTCAGTATGATGTGGTCCAAAAGCTGTATGCCGATTGCCTCGCAGCCTTTCTTCAACTGGCTGGTCAGGTTGTTGTCCGGCGTACTCGCCACGGTCGAGCCGGACGGGTGGTTGTGCGAGAGGATGATTCCCGAGGCGTGGGAGACGAGAGCCGTCTGGAGGACGATGCGTATGTCCACCACCGTGCTGTTCATGCCGCTGCGTGAGACGCACGAGACGCCCAGCAGCCTGCCTGCGCCGTTCAGGTACATCGCCCAGCACTCCTCGTGGTGCTGCATACAGTCCTCGTAGAAGGTCTTGAGGATGTCGTAAGACTCCTTGGAAGAGCGGATTCTAACTCTCTTGGATGCGTCAGCGTCCTTGTAACTTACGGTGATTTGAGGGAAAGACAGTGTATTCATAATGCAAAAAATTAAAAGTGAAACATTTATTTTTTGCTTTGGGGCACGGGGAAAGAACGGACTTCATGCAAGGCTTTTGCGTGGAATACGACCCGAAGGTGTGGAGATTGCGCGCAAAACCGTCAGGTTCAGCCTTGCTGCTTGTCCGTTTTTCCCCGTAGGTTTGCTAAAAAATGAGTGTGGAGCTTGGCTAAAAATCCGGTGGGTCGAGGGGTTTCTTTTTGCTTCTTTCTCTTTTCCCGCCCACGGCTCACCGAAAGAAAAAGAAGTGCGTCCGAAAATCGGGTCAATCCTTTCCCACGGGCGGGTAAAAAAAGAAGTCCGGGCGGATCGCTACCCGTCCCGGACTTCCGGCGATGAAACACAAGGGGGGGATGTTATGGCGTGATTTCCCCCGTTGCGATTAGGTTTCCGTCCGAATAATACGCTATCTTCCCGTAGGTAAACCCCATGTCGGGAATGGCTACGAAAGCGATATAGTCCGAATACTCCCTGCCTTTGAGGTTCTTTCCGACAAGGTTGTTGAATATCATGGGGATGCTATGACCGTCCCCGCTGTAAAGGACGGTTTTCCCGTTCTGTCTGATTTCCTGCTTCATGCCGTTTCCTTGAAAAGTGTCCCGTCGATAAGGTACTCCCAATTATTCCTGTGGCTCTCGTCCGTGAAATATTCCTCGCTCTCGCAATACTCGCAATCGTCTCGGCACGAGCGGAAGAAGTTTTCCAGACAGTCACGCATGAGTTCCTTGAAATTCCGTGTGTCGGGCGAGCGCATGAAGTCCATGAGGGGTTGCAAGATGATTTCGTCCGACACAACGCCCGTGAAGGGGCATTCGCAAGTGACGGAGATACGGCTCCTGCGTCTTTTCTTGCGGTCTTTCGTCCAATAGACTTTGGGCTTGTACAACCCCGCATGGAAGTTGTTATAGAGGTAAGCCAGCAAGCGGACGCCTGAAAGTTCCTCTGTGTCCGCCTCGTGCTTGGTATAGAAACGGTAAGCGTATGTGCAACTGTCGTAACGGTAGTTGGTGCAGACGATACGGAAAAGATTGCAGAAGGCTTCGAGCGTGTCGCAGTTCTCGGAAGCATACGGGTAATCGTTTCCCTTGGCAAGCCAGTCGGTATAGGCTCTCTGACGGGCTTCGTCCTCCAGTTCCGCAATGCCGAATAGTGTATAGGTTCTCTGTACGGTTCGCATAAGTTTGAAAATTTGAAAGTTTGAAAATCGGTTTCTTTGCTATCTTTCTTTTTCGCCACGGCTCACGAAAGAAAGTAGCGGGCGGATTTCTCCGCCCTGCCCTTTGTCCTTAGGCTGCAATCTCTTCGGGTTGCGGTTGTTCCTCGGGTTGCGTTACCTTGCGCTCCCTTGCCCGTTCCTGCATCAAGAGGACGGCTTTCTTTTCCTCGATGCGCTGGTGACGCTTCTCGTACACCCCGTTGTACTCCCTTTCGATGTTGGCGAGTTCCTCCGGCATGTGCCTGCGTGCGAAGTCAAGCAAGAGGGTCGCCACGGTGTTGTTCCCGTACGCTCCCTTGAAGTTGGCTACAAGGAAGTCCCTGCGGATGATGGTCTTCATCCTCACGGTGAGGTTGCCGATAATCCCCATCTTGTCCTCGTCCGTGATATACGGCTTGTCTTCCGCAATCCCCACGGCTGCGAAGTGTTCCTTTCGGAGCGAGGACAGAAGGAAGAAGTACAACATGGTATCTTCATCGGCACTGAACTTACCGCCCGTGATGTCGGCTTCGAGAATCTGTTTCTTGGTGTCCTCCACCGTGCGTTCGAGTGCGATTTCCTTGTTGCGCTCGTCCTGCTTCTCCAACTTCTCCACGGGTGAGAGCGGTGCGGGTGCGGGCGTTCCGTCCGCTGTCTGTGCTTCGGTCATGTTCTCCACGTAACAGAATGTAATCTCCTTCTGCCCGATTTTGGCATAGACGGTGATTTCCCCCGCTCCGCTCCTGCGGGTGATTTCCTCCTCCTGCTCCATGTAGTCCGCCCATTGCTGCTCGTAGCGGGTGCGGGCTTCCCCGTAGCGTTCGGGGTCGTTGAAATTTTCGGCTTTGGGTTCTTTGGGGCAGCTTGGAAAGGCGGTGTACCTGTCAAGGGTCTCCACCTCGTAGCCCGAAGCGGTTAGCCGTTCTACCACCGTCTCGTTGGTAGTGTAGCGGTCACGGCAGAGCGACACCTCCGGCTGGTTCCGCATGATTTGCACGGCTCGCTCCATGAGGTAGGATGCGTTCATCTCGGCAAGGCACGTGCGGTTGGCGCAATGCCCGCACCCGCCATCACGGAACAACAGCAAGTTATTGGTGTTATGTGCGCACGTGGCGCACTCGGTCTTGTCGAAGCGGTAGTATTGCAGGTCGGTGGTGAAGTTCTGCTCGATGCGCCTTGCGACATCGGCGGCTTTCAGTCCCCGCCAACTGTTGTACGTTCCCTCGTCCTGCAAATGCTTCTCGTACACCTCACGCTGAATGTCCTCCCCGTATCGGCAGATTTCAGCCGCCACGCTGATGGTGATTTCATCCGCATCCAAGAGGGCGGCGATTTCGGGGATAAGGGCGGTGAATTTCAGCCGTGTGCGGATGTAGTTCTCGTTCTTTCCGAAGAGTTGCGCCAAGGTCTGCACGGTGTGGCGTCCGCTCTCGATAAGCCGCTGATAGGCTGCGGCTTCCTCCACGGGTGTCACGTCCTTGCGCTGCAAGTTCTCGGTAATCGCCATTTCCTCGGCTTCCTCGTCCGACAACTCGGTTACGATTGCGGGAATTTCGTCCCTGCCCGCAATGACGGACGCACGGTAACGGCGTTCCCCGAAAACAATCCCGTAACGGTCTGTCCCGTCAACGGGGCGCACGGTGATGGGCTGCAACACGCCCTGCTGCTTGATGCTATCGGCAAGCTCGTAAAGGCTCGTTTCATCGAAATGCTTGCGTGGGTTGAAACCGCTCGGCTGAATGTCTGCCAATGCTACCATCGTGATGTTTCTCTCTGCTGCTGATTGATTTGCTTTTGTCTTCATAATCTGTTATTTTTAAGTTGATTGTTTATAGTTGTTCTTTTTGATTTTAATAAACCGTCCCGTTCGGGCAATCGGTTTCTTTGCTATCTTTCTTTCCCCGCTCCGGCTCACGAAAGAAAGTAGCGGGCGGAAAATCCGCCCTTACGGGGCTACCTGCGGTTATAGCATACGTTCGCGAACTTCTTTTTCTGCTCTACTGCCCGTTTGAGGGTGTAGAACGTGCCGCCTATGGCTACCGTATCGTAATAGACCATCAGAAAAGCGGAGTTTTCCAAAAGGTAGTCGTTACGGCGCAGGAAACAGCCCTCGGTATATCCGTCCTGCAAGGTTACCACTTCATCGGCTTGCGCCAAAATGGTGTCGTAACGCTGCTTGTCGGCTTGGGTGTACCGCTCGGCTTGTCCCTTGAAGGGGACAACGCATTTCAGACGGATATGCGGGTATCTCTTTTTGAGGTTCAATACTTCTTCTGCTGCGATAAGGTCGAAGCCCTCGCACATTCCCGACAAAAAGGTGTCGTAGCCTTTTTTGATACAATAACTTTCGATGGCTGCGAACGTGTCGAACGCCACCTCCCTGAAGAGTTTCTCACGGTCTGCCGTGAACTTGGCTATACGGTTGGTGCGGTGTCCCGAAAAGGCTACCGTCTTTTCCTTGGTAACGGGTGTTCCGTTTTCTGTCCATGTCCTTGTTTCCATATCGGTAAATTTTAGAGTATTAAAAGAATGATTATCAGTACGAACACGAAACCGACAAACAGACGCCACGCAAGGGCGAAAACAAGCCGTGCCACGAAGTAAAACAGAGCCACGACAAGCGACAAGGCGAAAAACCGCCCTGCGGTGGTGGTGAGGAAATAAACCACCGAAGCCCAAAGGATTAGGCGGTATATCCGTTTGTAAACAAATGCCGTTTTCATGTTCTTGGGTTTTGTCGGGCGGATTGCTCCGCCCGTGGTTGTTTAATAGTTTCCTTACGGGATATAGCGGTTATCAGCCAACAGCCGGAAAGTGTCGTAATCAGCCGTTCCCCGATAACTTAGGGACAGTTCAAAGGAGAGGTGTCCTTTCTCTATGTAGAAAGTGAAGCGCAAGCCGTTGCGGGTTATCGTCCCTTTCGCATAGTTTCTACGTTCCCAGCTTACGGGTTCGTTCTCGATACTTTTCAAGAAGTCGGCTACCTTTTTCGAATTCTCCGCATTTTCCTGCTCCACCTGCCTGTATATCTGCGTGCAGTAGTTTATCCAATCGTTTATTTTCTTGGCGGTGAACACGCCGATATTGCACGGCTTTTCGTATTGGCTGCCCGCCCTTTCGATGTCGTAGCGGTTGACATATTCAAAGTGTTCCATGTCGGCGGCTATCTTGTACTTGTTCTCTTTGTTTATCTTGTACACATGAAAACGGATGCCGTTGTACGTGAACTCTATGCGCACGCCGTAAAATGCGGGGTATTCACCGCTTACCACGTGGTAGCCGTATTCCGCTTGGGGCATGTACTTCCTTATCTCCTGCATGAGTGGAGACAGCTCTTTTTTTGCCTGTTCCACCTTCTCGGTAAACATAGCTTTTATGTTTAACCCGTTAAATTCCTTTTCCGATAATGTTTTCATCGTCTTATGTCTTTAGTGGGGCGGACTGCTCCGCCCGTTGGTTTATACTCTTGTTCCTTTACCGTCCCGCTTAGGCTGCTGCGGGTTCGTTTATCGGTTCGGTTACCTTGTCGGCAATCATCTTCGCCGCCTTGTTCACGTCCCCCAATATCTCCACCAAAAAGGCGGGTTCTTCCTTTAGCTTGGTGAGCCAGTGTTTCAGATAGGCGGCGTTGTTCTCCTGCGGTGCGGTTGCGTAGCCGAAGAACGCACCGCAAAGGGCTGCGGTAAGTTCAGCGACAAGTTCCTCACGGGCATAGAGCGCATCTCCGAAGAAGCTGCCGAACGTGCGGTTCAGCCGTTGGGGGCTTCCCGTGCTGTGCGCCATCTCGTGCAGGAGCGTGCCGTAATATTCCGCTCCCTGCGGGAACTGCTCACGCTGCGGGCAAATGATATGGTCGGAAGAGGGCGAATAGTAGGCACTGTCCGAATACTGCACCTTGATGGGGCAATACCAATTTTGCAGATAGACAAGCTCGTCCAACGCCTCGTAAATCATCCCGTCCGAATAGTCTTCGGGTTGCTCCCCCTTTTTCATACGCTCGTAGCGTTCGGGCTGCTTTTCGGCAAAATCGGTCTGGTCGATGTTGAAGACATTGTAATACTTCATCTGCGGGATGACCCTGTAATTTTCCTGCTCGGTTGCGGGCAGCTTGCGGTATTCCTCGTACTTGATTGTCTTTTTCGTTTCCTTGTGTACCACGAACTTAAACCAATAATAGACGGGAAACGAGCGTGCGCCCTTGCAAACACTTAAATCCTCTTCCTTCGCTTGGTTGAACGTGAGGAACACGGGCAAAGTGAATTTCATGAACTCGGTGTAGAACAATAACATCAAGACATTTCCGCCGTTATAGACTGTCCCTCTGATGTTGCGGGGCAAACCTTGTTCAAGGCTCGCAATCCACGGTTTTTGCCAATCCGTTTTCAGACACTCGATTTTCTTGATTAACAAATCGGTGAACATCGGTGCAATCTTTTCGATGGTGCTGTTCGTTGTTGCCATAACTCACAAATTTTAATCGTTATTACTCTGTTTTCATCGCTTGTCGCCCCAACCAATTTTTTTCCCTTGGCTGATTGGGAAGAACATTGACCATCATTGATAGCGGAAAAGGTGAATTGCAACCATCTGAAAAAATGGTAAATACTACCCGCAGGGTGGAGATTTGGCATTTTTTGCGGATTTGCTTTCACCTCCGCCTACCTTCGTCAATGTTTTTCCAATCAGCTTAGGGAAAAAATGCCCTGTCAGTCTATTCCAGTCAATGGTAAGTTACTTGCCGGGTGCGGGAAAAAGAAGCCTTCCGGAGAGCCGGGAACGCCCGTTTCCCAAGGCAAGGAGATACGGGCGGGAGAATACAATGGGAGGACGGTCAGCTTCCGGCTGCCGGACAAACGCCGGGGAACTCTTTCGGGCGGCACGGACGGACGTGTTCCGTTTGTCCTTCCGCCCCGATGTCCGGCTTCGGCCATGCAGCCTCACGGAATGGTCGGAAACGGACGCCGGGACGGGACAGCCCGTGCGCCAAGGTGCAAGCGCAAGAAAGTGAAAACCCTTTCACCCACGTTAGGGATTGCAGGGGAAAGCCCACAGCATAGCGAGGACTTGCAACGGAAAGCCCGACCCGAAGGGGAACGCCCAAACAACCGCCCGCAGAACTGCTTTTAAGCATACCATAGAAAAAAAGGAAGACCGAATATTCCGAAGTTTCGTCCTTATGATATATATTTGTAATTGAGCGAAGATAATAGCGGAAAACGTGGATAATTACATATTATCAGTCATTAAAACCAGTAGAACATGGGAAAGCAATTTGAATTCTATTCGCATAAAAATGATGATGAGATGATTGCAAATACGCTTAGAAGTGTATTTGGAGAGTTGTTGTGTGTCCCACATTATAAAGGAGATTTATCTCCTTTTGACATTTGTGCTAATGACCGGAAGATGTATTTGACCGGAAAATCTTTCCAACAATATATATCATATTATACACATGAATATTATGATGGAACAACAGCTGAAGTATTGGACTATGTGAAAAGTCCAGTTTTAGAATATAGAGTTCCTTTTCAAAGGGAAGATATGGCATACATTGCTGGACGTTTTTATTGCTGTTCTGATAATAATGATTTTTCTCAAATGGTTTCCAAGTTTTTTCGTAAAATCAAAAAGAAATTTCTATACGTGAAATTTTGGAAGTGCTATATATCAAACAGCATAGATGTGGAAGCATCTCA containing:
- a CDS encoding JAB domain-containing protein, coding for MNTLSFPQITVSYKDADASKRVRIRSSKESYDILKTFYEDCMQHHEECWAMYLNGAGRLLGVSCVSRSGMNSTVVDIRIVLQTALVSHASGIILSHNHPSGSTVASTPDNNLTSQLKKGCEAIGIQLLDHIILTGDTYLSYMDEGML
- a CDS encoding DUF7688 family protein → MKQEIRQNGKTVLYSGDGHSIPMIFNNLVGKNLKGREYSDYIAFVAIPDMGFTYGKIAYYSDGNLIATGEITP
- a CDS encoding ParB/RepB/Spo0J family partition protein; amino-acid sequence: MKTKANQSAAERNITMVALADIQPSGFNPRKHFDETSLYELADSIKQQGVLQPITVRPVDGTDRYGIVFGERRYRASVIAGRDEIPAIVTELSDEEAEEMAITENLQRKDVTPVEEAAAYQRLIESGRHTVQTLAQLFGKNENYIRTRLKFTALIPEIAALLDADEITISVAAEICRYGEDIQREVYEKHLQDEGTYNSWRGLKAADVARRIEQNFTTDLQYYRFDKTECATCAHNTNNLLLFRDGGCGHCANRTCLAEMNASYLMERAVQIMRNQPEVSLCRDRYTTNETVVERLTASGYEVETLDRYTAFPSCPKEPKAENFNDPERYGEARTRYEQQWADYMEQEEEITRRSGAGEITVYAKIGQKEITFCYVENMTEAQTADGTPAPAPLSPVEKLEKQDERNKEIALERTVEDTKKQILEADITGGKFSADEDTMLYFFLLSSLRKEHFAAVGIAEDKPYITDEDKMGIIGNLTVRMKTIIRRDFLVANFKGAYGNNTVATLLLDFARRHMPEELANIEREYNGVYEKRHQRIEEKKAVLLMQERARERKVTQPEEQPQPEEIAA
- a CDS encoding SLOG family protein; the encoded protein is METRTWTENGTPVTKEKTVAFSGHRTNRIAKFTADREKLFREVAFDTFAAIESYCIKKGYDTFLSGMCEGFDLIAAEEVLNLKKRYPHIRLKCVVPFKGQAERYTQADKQRYDTILAQADEVVTLQDGYTEGCFLRRNDYLLENSAFLMVYYDTVAIGGTFYTLKRAVEQKKKFANVCYNRR
- a CDS encoding ArdC family protein; its protein translation is MATTNSTIEKIAPMFTDLLIKKIECLKTDWQKPWIASLEQGLPRNIRGTVYNGGNVLMLLFYTEFMKFTLPVFLTFNQAKEEDLSVCKGARSFPVYYWFKFVVHKETKKTIKYEEYRKLPATEQENYRVIPQMKYYNVFNIDQTDFAEKQPERYERMKKGEQPEDYSDGMIYEALDELVYLQNWYCPIKVQYSDSAYYSPSSDHIICPQREQFPQGAEYYGTLLHEMAHSTGSPQRLNRTFGSFFGDALYAREELVAELTAALCGAFFGYATAPQENNAAYLKHWLTKLKEEPAFLVEILGDVNKAAKMIADKVTEPINEPAAA